One Pleurocapsa sp. PCC 7327 DNA segment encodes these proteins:
- the aceA gene encoding isocitrate lyase: MSQLSQRQLTFEQLVPHAPKGRFDGIERNYTPEDVQKLRGSISICYTLAEMGANRLWELLHSEDYINALGAVTGNQAMQMVRAGLKAIYLSGWQVAADANVAGAMYPDQSLYPANSGPELCRRINRTFQRADQIQHLEGKGNIHWFAPIVADAEAGFGGPLNSFEIMKAYIEAGAAAVHYEDQLASEKKCGHLGGKVLIPTAAHIRNLNAARLAADVMGVPTLVVARTDAESATLITSDVDERDRPFITGERTVEGFYRLKPGSGLAHCIARGLSYAPYADLLWWETSTPNLEEARLFAEAIHSKYPGKLLAYNCSPSFNWKANLDESTIAKFQKELGAMGYKFQFVTLAGFHALNYSMFELARGYAQSGMAAYSQMQEAEFASEVHGYTATRHQREVGTGYFDAVSMAISGGQSSTTAMAASTEAKQFYTDDEYNSSRVTIDYSNERETYHAELVNSVYRHLVDTEALEEIKEAHYARLKQAYRELEEFARLDDDD, translated from the coding sequence ATCGAGCGCAATTATACCCCCGAAGACGTACAGAAACTACGCGGCTCGATTTCCATTTGCTACACCTTAGCTGAAATGGGAGCCAATCGGCTTTGGGAACTCCTGCACAGCGAAGACTACATCAACGCGCTGGGCGCAGTGACGGGAAATCAGGCTATGCAAATGGTACGTGCCGGACTCAAGGCAATCTACCTATCTGGCTGGCAAGTAGCAGCCGACGCTAACGTCGCCGGAGCCATGTATCCCGACCAAAGCCTCTACCCGGCTAATAGCGGTCCGGAATTGTGCCGTCGCATCAACCGAACTTTTCAGCGAGCCGATCAAATTCAACACCTGGAGGGAAAAGGCAATATCCACTGGTTTGCGCCCATCGTCGCCGACGCAGAAGCTGGATTTGGCGGTCCCTTAAACAGCTTTGAAATCATGAAAGCCTATATCGAGGCTGGTGCTGCTGCCGTACACTATGAAGATCAACTCGCTTCTGAAAAGAAATGCGGTCATCTCGGCGGGAAAGTTCTAATTCCCACAGCCGCCCACATTCGCAACCTCAACGCCGCACGGCTGGCGGCAGACGTGATGGGAGTCCCTACGCTAGTCGTTGCTCGCACCGATGCAGAAAGTGCCACGCTAATTACCAGCGATGTGGACGAGCGCGATCGCCCCTTTATTACGGGAGAAAGAACGGTTGAAGGATTCTATCGCCTCAAACCCGGTTCCGGTCTTGCTCACTGCATTGCTCGCGGCTTGTCTTATGCCCCCTATGCCGACTTGCTATGGTGGGAAACCTCTACGCCGAATTTGGAAGAAGCCCGCCTGTTTGCAGAAGCGATTCACAGCAAGTATCCTGGCAAGCTGCTGGCTTATAACTGCTCTCCCTCGTTTAACTGGAAAGCCAACCTAGACGAGTCCACCATTGCCAAGTTCCAAAAAGAACTCGGAGCAATGGGATATAAATTCCAATTTGTCACCCTAGCTGGGTTCCACGCTCTCAACTACAGCATGTTTGAGTTGGCTCGCGGTTATGCTCAAAGCGGCATGGCTGCCTACTCCCAAATGCAGGAAGCCGAATTTGCTAGCGAGGTTCACGGCTATACGGCAACGCGCCACCAGCGCGAAGTCGGCACCGGATATTTTGATGCCGTCTCCATGGCGATTTCTGGCGGACAATCGTCAACAACTGCTATGGCTGCGTCTACCGAAGCGAAGCAGTTCTATACCGACGATGAATATAATAGCTCTCGCGTGACGATTGACTACAGTAACGAACGCGAAACCTATCATGCGGAATTAGTTAATTCGGTGTATCGCCACCTCGTCGATACAGAAGCGCTTGAGGAAATTAAAGAAGCTCACTATGCTCGCCTCAAGCAAGCTTATCGAGAATTAGAAGAATTCGCTCGCCTTGACGACGACGACTAG